The segment GGAGTCAGCCCGCCCGACCGCCGCTCCTCCTCGACCACGACGACCGAAAGACCGTGCGCCGCCCAGGCGATCTCCACCTGCTCGCGGGTCGGGTTCTCCGGGTCGTACCCCCGGAACATCAGCATCTCGTCCGTGTACTCGTGGTTGGCGACCAGCACCTGACGGCCCCGCTCGCCCGGCAGCGGGAGGAGCGACAGGAAGTCGTTGTTGTAACCGAACTGGCCCGCCTGCGCCTTCGCCGACTGCCGCCGCTCGTCGAACTTCGGCGCCCCCCGCAGGATCGGATCGCCCCAGCGGATCACGAGGCCCTGGGTGTAGCCGTCGGGGACGGTGACCTTGTCGTCCCGGTTGGGTGCGACGGGCCGGAAACGCAGCCCCCGGGCACCGTCCCCGCCGCTCCCGGCACCGGGTTTGGACCCGTGCCCATGGCCCCGGTGGCCCACCGGAGCGGCGACGGCCCCGGCGCCCCCGCCCGGCCCGGTGACCGTCGCGGCACCGGCCGCGGCGGCGACCGTCACCACGGCCGCGGCCCGCACCATCGAGCGGCGCGACAGAACGCCCGCGATGATGTCCCCGGCGTACTCGTTTCCGCTGGTGTTCGGGACCTCCTGGAAGCAGGCGTCACCACAGCGGTAGCGGCAGGTCAGGGCGGACCGGCCACCCGCGTGCGGAGTGGCGCTCAACAACGGCAGCAGCTTGCGCACTTCGTCCTCCTCCGGCGCGCACCGCGCCGACAGCGTGTCGGAATGTCTCCGGGCGTGACGTTAGGGGGGAACGTGTGCAAAGTGGCGGACATCGCATGAACGGCGGATGAATCCGGGGCGTGCGTACGTCGCGTCCCGGCCAAGCGGAACGGGACGGGCCGGGCCGGGCGGGCCGTACCGTACGAAGGGATCGGCGGGTCCGGGCGGGGTCACAGGCGGCCGCTAACCTTACGTGTCCGCCCTGACCAGGACACGACCGGGACAGCCTGGTCCAAGCGCGGACAATCACCGCACTTGACTGATGCGAAAGGGCTCACTCATGGGCATTCGGAGTTTGCTGCGCAAGGTATTCGGCCGTGACCGCTCGGAGCCCAGCGAGTCGGCGACGGTTCCGCCCCAGGCGTCCGACCGGGCGGATTCAGCCACGGTGACGCCTGCGGCTGTGGCAGAGCCCGCGGCTGTGGCTGTGGCTGAGCCCGTGGCGGCGGTACCCGCCGAGCGGGCGTCCGAGTCGGCGGCGGAGCCGGTGGCGGCTGCGGCTGCGGCTGCGCCTGGGGCTGGGGCTGGGGCAAAGTCGGAGTCGGCGGCGGAGCGGGCGGCGGATCTGGTGTCGGCCGCGTTCGACAATCCGCGCCCCGCGACGGTCGCGCTTCCCGCGCAGACGAGGACCGAGCCCGAGCCCGAGCCGAAGACGGAGGAGCCGGTTTCCGGGCCCGAGGGCGAGGCGGCGGAGTCCGTGACGGCGGAGAGCGGTTCCGAGCCCGCCGAGCTCGCTGACGCTCAGGTGGGGGATGCTCCGGTCGCCGAGGCGGTGGCCCCCGTGGCCGCCGTTGCCGATACGGCTGTCGAGGCGGACGGCGCGGCCGAGTCCGTGGCTTCCGCCGATGATGACGCTGCCGGCACCGACCTTGCGCCGGATGTGCCGGACGCGCCTGCCGACGCCGCCGAGGCCGAGGGCGCGGATGCCGCCACCGCACCGGCGGCCGTCTCCGGCGAGGTTCTCCCGCCCGCCGCTCCGGCGGATGCCGACGAGGCGCCCGCTGTGCCGGTCGCCGAGACCGCTCCGGAAGAGCCGACGGCCGTCGTCGAGGCCGCTGCCCCGGCCGATGAGGCTGTCGGTACCGACGACCTCGCGTCCGTCGCGGCGGACGAACCGGAGGCCGAGTCTGAAGATGCAGTGGATGCAGTGGATGCAGTGGATGCAGTGGATGCAGTGGAGGCCGCTGAGCCCGTGCCCGCCGTTCCGGCGGATGCGGCCGAGTCCACTGACGTGGATGTTGTGGATGTTCCGGAAGAGCCGGCCGCCGTCGACGAGCCCGTTGCCGTGGACGCGCCGACCACGCCGGACACGTCCGCCGACGTCGCGCCCGCCGTTCCGGACGCGGGCCCGGACATCGCAGTAGCGGCCCCCGCCGCCGAGGTCGACGCGTCCGCCGCCGATGCGGTGGCCGCTGTTCCGGCGGATGCCGACGCGGATGCCGACGCGGACGCATCCGCCGCCGAAGCCGCCGATGAGCCCGCTGCCCCGGTGGAGATCCCGGATGTCGCCGACGAGCCCGTCGCCGATGCCGTGGCCGCCGCCGATGAGCCTGTCGCCGTGCCTGACGTGGCAGAGGTCCCGGATGTGGCCGACCAGCCCGTCGTGCCCGAGCCTGCCACGGGCGCTCTCGTGGGTGCGGGTGCCGCTGCCGGGGCTGTCGTGCGGGCCGGGCTCGAAGGGGTGCGGGCGCAGGTGTATTTGGTGCTGGACCGGTCGGGGTCGATGCGCGGGTACTTCAAGGACGGGAGCGCCCAGCGGCTCGGGGAGCAGACCCTCGCGCTGGCCTCGCAGTTCGGGCAGGACCGGGTGCGGGTGGTGTTCTTCTCCACCGAGATCGACGGAACCGGCGAGCTGACCGGCGCCTCCTACGAGAACCGGATCGACGAACTCCACGCCTCCCTCGGACGGATGGGGCGGACCAACTACCATCTCGCCGTCGAGGAGGTCCTCGCCCTGCACGCCAAGGGGGACGACCCCACCGGCCCCGCGTTCGTCGTGTTCCAGACCGACGGCGCGCCCGAATCGCGGACCGCCGCGACCGCCGCGCTGACGGCCGCCGCCGACCGGCCCGTCTTCTGGCAGTTCGTGGCCTTCGGGGAGCACGACGCCAAGGCCTTCGACTATCTGCGGAAGCTGACCACGGAGGGCACCGGCGGACTGTCGAACGTCGGCTTCTTCCACGCGGGTCCGGCGCCGAAGGACCTCTCCGACACCGAGCTGTACGACGGGCTGCTCACGGTCTGGCGCCCCTGACGGCCTCCCCGGGCCAGGGCACCCGCCCCGGCCCGGATGGTGGGGTTCAGAGCTGCCAGGAGACCGGAGTCGCCGGGCGGTACGAGCAGTGCAGACCCGTCGTGAGGGACTCGCGGAGATGGGCCGCCAACTCCGGGTGGAGCCTGTCCAGCCTGCGCAGCGTGTCCCGGATGCGGGCCGTGACCGTTTTACGGGCGCGCTCCGCTTCGTCGCCCAGGCGGCGGGTCCGGCCGCCCAGGCCGGCCGCCGTGCGCAGTTCGTCGAGGAGCGCCTTGCGCTCCCGGGCGAACTCCGCGGCCCGGACCTCGTCGCCCCGGTCCGTCGCCCGGTCGATCTCCTCGTCCAACTGCTCCAGCCGGGCCCGGTAGCGGCTCTTGGCCCGGTCGTCGAGGACCGGATCGGCGCCGAGGCCGCGCGCCGCGATCACCGCCGCGCCGCCGTCGGGGGAGAGGAGCCGGACCGCGGGGACGTCCCGGCCGGTGTGGGCCAGCAGGGTCCGCAGGTCGAGGAGGCCCTTGGCGTCCGGGACATGCGCGGAGCGGCCCGCGAAGACCAGCTCCCAGACGGCGCCGTCCCGGCGGAACCGGGCGCCGGGGGAGGTGGGCGGGGCGGGCGAGGCCGGGGAGGCTGCTGGTGCTCCGGGTGCCGCGCTCCGTGCCGTACTACCGGAGAATTCACCTCCGGTTGTCTCGGGAGAGACTCCCGCCGGCCCCGAGGCGCCGGATCCGCCGTCCCCGCCCCTGTCCCCGTCCGGTGGTGGCAGCAGATGGGTCAGCCCCAGTTCCTGTGCGTCCCGGCGCAGTTGTGCCGCCAGTCCGTCGGGCGCGTCCTGGCC is part of the Streptomyces qinzhouensis genome and harbors:
- a CDS encoding VWA domain-containing protein produces the protein MAEPVAAVPAERASESAAEPVAAAAAAAPGAGAGAKSESAAERAADLVSAAFDNPRPATVALPAQTRTEPEPEPKTEEPVSGPEGEAAESVTAESGSEPAELADAQVGDAPVAEAVAPVAAVADTAVEADGAAESVASADDDAAGTDLAPDVPDAPADAAEAEGADAATAPAAVSGEVLPPAAPADADEAPAVPVAETAPEEPTAVVEAAAPADEAVGTDDLASVAADEPEAESEDAVDAVDAVDAVDAVEAAEPVPAVPADAAESTDVDVVDVPEEPAAVDEPVAVDAPTTPDTSADVAPAVPDAGPDIAVAAPAAEVDASAADAVAAVPADADADADADASAAEAADEPAAPVEIPDVADEPVADAVAAADEPVAVPDVAEVPDVADQPVVPEPATGALVGAGAAAGAVVRAGLEGVRAQVYLVLDRSGSMRGYFKDGSAQRLGEQTLALASQFGQDRVRVVFFSTEIDGTGELTGASYENRIDELHASLGRMGRTNYHLAVEEVLALHAKGDDPTGPAFVVFQTDGAPESRTAATAALTAAADRPVFWQFVAFGEHDAKAFDYLRKLTTEGTGGLSNVGFFHAGPAPKDLSDTELYDGLLTVWRP